The stretch of DNA AGCTTGTACAAATTAGCATATGAGATAATAAAAgctattaaaatatgcatttatttgtagTTTTTCAAACATAGGCATTTaagataaagattttatttacctATGTGCTTGCATGCCGAAACCTTGCATATGTCTTATTCTCCTAACCAATTCAAAATATTCTctgatttgtattttcttttcattcattagTTATTTAGATATGTATTCCTTACTCTGAAGCATATAATGTTTCTAGATATActagtatattttaattttaccatGGTAAAACAACATCTCtggtttcaatatttttaaaaaacagcctATTCTTGCTTTGTACATGTCTAATGTGCACTTAAAATATGACTTACGTTCTTACTGATTCAGTGTTCTGTATATATGAATCAAAGTTAGTAATTATGCTGTTCTTGTTTTTGTATTCTTACTTTTTAGTTGATTTTTCCATCAGACATAGATAGAAAAGTGTTTAGACTTCTCATTGTGACTCTTCTTTATTCCTGTCAATTTCTAAAGCTATTTTCTTTGGAGTCTATATAGGACATAGACCACTGACTGCCCCCCTtctatttcccctatattattacaatttgTATAGttcttcagtaacagtcacaaatTCATCATTATGCCATTCTAttcagtgaaagaagccaatctcaaaaggacacaTATCATATGTTGCCGTAAAAGGCaacatttatgcaaaatacaagatatatCCATCCagtggaactgtataatggagactagcatgccGAAAAGTGAagctacattgcagtatgcatctatactctttttttattaattattttgcattatgtgacagtttcataggctctgggaatccccccacccctccccacgcccctcccccctggtggattcctccaccttgatgcagtaccacagttcaaattcaatcaagattctttccttgcaaccGTTATACTCTTGAATAAAAGAAAGACTCCTAATGCAGTAGCTTTAAAAAATTCTcagttccagggctctgctttCTGTTGATCTGTAGTGACTGTTTTCTTTAATATATGGCAAAGCTTCCTTTGTTTATGTTACATTTACCTCTTCCTCTGTGCTTGCACTGCATCTTGCTCTGTTTCTTCCAGCCACCTCCCCACCATAGATACACCATTTGCTGTGAGGCATTTCTTCTGCACTGAACAGTTTTTTTCTTACGAGATTTCCAACTTTTATATCTcccagtcttttaaaaaataattactgaaAGAGAAACTAACTTCTGGATAACTCtcaaaatagctgcaatggctggagctgggctggtctgaaaccaggagctttgcacttcctccagctctcctaggtgggtgcaggggtccaggcgctttggctatcctccactgctttcccaggcatatgagcagggagctgaatcagaaatggaacagtagGACTCAcattggcacccctatgggatgtcagcactgtaggTAGAGCTTGAATTTACTCCTCTGGAGCACTGAATATGAATCTCTCATTATTTCAAAGAGTTCTTAGCTGCACCCATGATGCAGCTGCCATTTTACAATGTTGTGGCTTATGATACATACAATTACATGATTTCACTCCTTCTGTTTACCATAACATTTGAAGCACGTAGATTTTCAATGTCTAAGTTTTGCTGAAGGTTTAGGTTGTTCACAGACAAATATTAATCTCTTGTAACTCTGAGGCATCGAAGAAGAGGTGGGGAATTTCCGCAAGTTCTAGAATCACATGTTGGGAACAAGTCTTCCacaagtgttttcatttttttttaattttcaaaattgtttcttgatacagtttagttgatGCAGgggtctcctttctccctcccccaagttcccttccttcccctttgtGCTCCCCTCAGTCTCACAttgggtgtcttttgtgaattttcacacgtccatcatactgccactggagtgtctccccacaatgtaggagactgtcagtcGTTTCATagtgagttcattcttgtatcccagggCCCTAACGAAGGTACAGTGAGGAGCagatctttgttatttatgggCAATAGCAGTAACAATGATAAAAAGGGACATTGATCATCTCAGGTAATTATAAACAATCAGTCTGTTTTAACTTTTATGAATCCAAATTTCAGTGCCACATGTGAGTTCAGGTCTTATAGTTACTCCCTCTGTTAAGTACCTTTTACCTATATAAAATTGATTAATAATATCCTAGTGTtatcaatcaaatgccattttATGGATTCAGGACTTATCTAGGATATATCAtcttctttaattttgttttaagtaGGTTTATCTTTAGTATTCCCACATAGTAGTCACATAATAGCTCACTCTTGGGTGTACACAAAGGATAAACTTGCCCCCATTAACTCCCAAAGTACAAGagtgaaatttaagaaaaacatgACGATTGTTGCTGTGATTTTTGCTCCCCAAAGCGATGGAGAATGTCACGACCGTGAATGAGTTTCTTCTACTTGGCCTGACCAGTGCTGAGGAGCTGAAACCTGTCTTCTTTGTGATTTTCTTGATCATCTACCTAATAAACTTGATCGGAAATGGAGCTATATTAGCGATTGTTATCTTGGAACCCAAATTGCACTGCCCTATGTATTTTTTCCTGGGAAATCTTTCTTGCCTGGATATTTGCTATTCTTCAGTGACACTTCCCAAGGTCCTCATGAACCTGTTCTCCACTCGCAgggccatttctttcctaggttGTATGACACAGTTGCACTTCTTTCACTTTTTGGGAAGTACAGAGGCCATGTTGCTGGCTGTGATGGCCTTGGACCggtttgtggccatttgtaacCCGCTTCGCTATGCTGTTGCCATGAACCCCCAGGTGTGTATTCTGCTGGCAGCGGTGGCCTGGGTTACCAGCTTCTTCTATGCTCTGATGCATTCTGTCATGACAGCACGCCTGAGTTTTTGCCA from Ochotona princeps isolate mOchPri1 chromosome 1, mOchPri1.hap1, whole genome shotgun sequence encodes:
- the LOC101527350 gene encoding olfactory receptor 12D3, producing MENVTTVNEFLLLGLTSAEELKPVFFVIFLIIYLINLIGNGAILAIVILEPKLHCPMYFFLGNLSCLDICYSSVTLPKVLMNLFSTRRAISFLGCMTQLHFFHFLGSTEAMLLAVMALDRFVAICNPLRYAVAMNPQVCILLAAVAWVTSFFYALMHSVMTARLSFCHAQKLNHFFCDVKPLLELACSSTFLNQWLLSVVTGSISMGAFFLTLLSYFYIIGFLLLKNRSCRILHKALSTCVSHFMVVCLFYGPVGFTYIRPASATSMSQDRVVAIIYSAVTPVLNPLIYTLRNKEVLLALKKIFGSKWFKDRQKYH